One Danaus plexippus chromosome 3 unlocalized genomic scaffold, MEX_DaPlex mxdp_25, whole genome shotgun sequence genomic window, aaaagataaaaagataacttatattaaacattaaaagatatttataacctGCCAAACTGGAGATGtacgtatgttttttttttattctttaagttACCAcggttgttttataaatagccATAATTGTTGTGACggcaaagaattttttatgacaataattGGAATTCTTTAAATTGATTTGAAGAAATAAACAGTTTTACTTAACTTCACTGAAATAGTTACCTTAGGGAGAgttcaatttgaaataaaatagcagTTATTATTTCAACCATAATGTGCCAATTGATTTTAGGGCAGGGTTCACAAGTTCGGTAACAGTTGTAGCAAAAAATCAggattatttagaaaaatgcGGATTTATCAGAAATGttagatataatttcaataacacaCATACTTCAACAGATCCATTATAAGCAGATAAATGAAAAGGTTTCATGCAGGTTTCTCTTACGTAAGAGCAGAATGATTATATTCTTGTGCCTAGCTAATTGTTCCTTTGTTGGCTGTATAGAAGATGAAGATTTGATGACTtaacacataataaataaatgcagaCCGACAGagataattcaataaattctgattaaatttttatggcTGCACATCAGCCAGTGAAAAGTTATATGTTACTCAATTAGTTATCtccataatatttacattcataCTAATTAGAGTCCTGTTTCAGCCAATAAggcaaattataattagaaatgaTATGACAAAGCTAAATAAATCTcatgtgaaattatttattgttcacAAAACATTGGATTTTGTTATAACTAGATGTCAAGTAACAACagtatacaaaaacaaaactattttgtaataGTGTTTTGACTCCACATATTGTAGGgtcgtttttgttttttgtaaaaaaaaaccttatttcATAAGAATTATTGGGCTTTGTagagtttttgaaaaaaatcggATTGTGAAACGCAGTACAAATAACTCATTTATACAtcaggaaatattttatacgaaagtttcgtaacaaaaaacaatgacTTACTGATTacgaattatttatgtaaaaacaatGAGTACGGTAAAGGACTAAAAATTAAAGCGTATTGTTCATCTAAATACTTGATAGGACATATTGTCGGCCTTGAATCACGTgcaaaaaacaatttaccATTTTTTCCAACTAGTCCCGTTTATATTTGCAAACAAACGTACTTACACCATCTgcacagaaatatatttaaatgtcttcTTTAGTCCATAACAAAGGAAAaatcgtttatttataaactagcACAgcacatatattttgaaaacagcACCTAGTACTTGTCTGTAtctttaaagaattaaattaactaaaactaCGACTGATTCACACTTCGGAAAAATCATGTCAAATTAGATGTCAGTCGGGTTACGTTCATAAACACAATTGCcctaactaaaaataaaataaatcttttaaattctgctaaaaattaaaatgtcctacattttttaaactaaaatagtttttataaatacatttatcttATTACCCTTAAgcaatgttttaatttgtgaaatattaaggttttaaaacaaaatttttctaaaactttaaaaatatagttgtctAAAAggaaatatgtttgttaattttcgttttataattacaaagtgGCATGTGGCAATAGTCAGTAAGTCATTAGAGCACTAAAGAACGAATTATAAATGGCAATTACAATTCGGCCGCTGAGAGATTGTGATTTTGATACTcttgtttttacattttttaatttattgttatcaattgtaacattaaatttttccgtgtattcttttataagttgacaacattttattttttttaatgttaaaaaagtaaaacaagttaaaaccGCAGTAAATTATACGGCAGATCAAAGTTACTTCGCCCGTTCGATCACGACCACGATGACTATAActtgaaaattgaaattttgttgACTAGCACTGTTCTCTTTGCCTGTTCTGAACGTAacgaattaaacaaaaaaaaatgactatGGCACTTCTTCTTAGAATTAACGTTTCTAAGTCAATTAAATCGTGATCATGATTATgggttataattaaaaaaaaaaccatcaGAAATGTTATCAACTAACGTTATTCTTTCagttcaaaatatgttttcatattatttaaagaattatatgtaaaattcttaattttgtttcctCTAACTAACATGACGATACTTATTTTCTTAAGTTTTATTGTCATCAGaccattcataaaaataaaatgtacttaaatGCATAAATCAAAATGCCTTAATTTAAAACCTGTTATTGAGTTTCAGTGACAGTaacgattattatttaaaatctgaaaatatcctaaaaaaatacttaatggtATTAAAAGactaagtatataaaaatataaaaaaaaacaaagtaaatatcATAGAgtcaaaatacaataaattacattatctTCTCTGATCAATTGCTCCTATGATAATATGTAAAGCAATGttgtctaaataaatatatctcttattgttattaatatactgCAAGTGACagtttttattgaagtatgtcgatatttttattgaaaagtgCTAGACGTCAtcgctttaattataattgaatactgtgctttatgtaatatttgtacCTCATTTTTTCGTTATGTTTGGAAATGTCTTTCTGTTTTTAAAACCAGCAGTAATCTTCCAATATATCTGTTTACTACGGGCTCGATAGCGTCACTTAAACCTTTTCACATTAAAGCGATTTCTTTTCTATTTCTCATCCAAGATTTGAGGAAAACAATATACTGATATTGATTTTCCAACCCATCCATTTGCATATTTTCAGTCAAATAACCCACCAAAGAGTCGTGGATTTTGgggtttataattattaagaataaccTGTCATTCTAGTTTTTAGTGAAATGagacgagacgaaacttcttagcattcaatggattcaccgtgcgggtgctaGGTCCATTGTGTTGTAGGGAGacgagcttcaacagtgcctgggacttgcgacccaggtgtaggtttaaggggcccctatttTAGACGCATCTACTgttcaagctcctctctctatggaaccaaatttgaaaagaacctatcAGGGCTGCAACAAAATATGTTGCaggaataaatatatgttagtttTGACAGTCCCTAGTCtcttagtaggttgtagacaGATCTAGCTGATATATCTCTCgatcccacttctaccgcgtaccaATCTACGACCAGCCTATTCCTAGTAAGTTCGTTAATGGGCTCGAaatacttattgaccttgatgacATGGTTTTTGGGGATGTTTAAACATGACTGATGAAAAACTACTTCAGCTTAattcattcataataaaaaaaaaaataggttttcacaaatatatttttcagaggtttttatttttgttagtatTTCTAAGACGGAAACAGAGAAAGAAAACGTGTACTCACAAGTCACATCCCTCTCTATTACTTGTCTCTAACTACCTACAGTAATATCCAAAACCcaactctctctctctctctttctgTCACCAACTTATCTCACTCTCATCTTCAGATCGCTTCGCTCGATAACATTTTTCCCCTCATTATCGTCTATCATTCACCAACCCACTCTCCAAGTCACGCATGTATGAGCTATAATTGCCAAAATTTGCCATTATTATTCATGATGTCTTTTACGAGTGATAATTTAcagaattgtaaaaaaatatacttttttatatactggGTGccatatttacaatttatcaatatttatggtaaaataaataaggaaaaataaatcagCTTCGCTCATAAATATGGAGTAGTTTTGTCGCCTTTAGGTTTCTATTAAGGAATATTGTATCTGTGGTTGTATTTAGTGGCCTTTTAAAGAACTATTTTGTTTGACACAGTTATAACAACGGCTATTTTTTGTTGTACAAAGGTTTGCAATATAGATTGATTTTCTTTGACAAAGTTACTCATGATATATTACGCTTCTTCTTATATATAACTCTTTCTATTTTTtcttgtacatatatttttttagaggCGATATCGATTGTATTGAGTAAAACGTTATCTCCTAAAGATTGAAATCGAGGCACAATAACATAGTCTTTTggtttttttatcattcatatctgggttatttattacatacctaataaaagataataacgTAATTTTGACATTGGaacatatatatgaacaatACACAATTTATAGTACTGCTTTGGAatctaagtataaaaatattgtttaatctaAATGATGGTTCCTCGTAATTTATAGTATCAGCTCTGCTAATTGGAGCATTAATTATGtaccaatatttaattatatcgtaATCCATTTACTTAATGTAAATGACAAACGTAATAAACAGATATAACGAAGTtgtgttgaaaaatattttgcttaatttttgtatcaaaaaaaaaattaaatctatttttagaaTATGCATTCAGATAATCTAGGTCTCTGTgggaatcttttttttaatttttttatcgaataaACGCAATGATCagatacacatatatatctcATGGATGTTcccaattataaaacataggaTTATTCTCGTTATTGTTGTcctatttctatttttgtcagtttaatggaaatttaattcaaatgggtttatattttataaaatatatattttatattatatatgcacTATACAAGATTTAGTTTTGCGAGTTTGTCCGTGAGTACTTCTCatttgaaatcttaaaaacgaaaaatagGTATACGCTCAAGAATATAGTAACCCAGCTTCAGCAAGCAGCATCATCTATAATCTGTATAAGGTgtcttcaaataataataatgttttaataaggtttttagtgaaatagaaataagaaTTGACATATGCTTTCAAGTcatttacatgtatatattgaaCATATAAATGGTGACAGACTAACAGTAAATAtctgtacattttatatgtcgaagaaaaactataaactactatcaaataaaaattagtttttcaaatactacgctttttttatatattttttttttatcaacttaatGACTTTCATCTTCAACTGTCATCTAGTCTGTCCGTGACCAGCTTTGCTGTGATGGAACCGGAACGTCGagataattaagttattaaataaaaaagaaagctAATACCCGAAATaattacagtaatttaaatgtgtatacgcaattttttacatataaaccaCTTTTTTAGTAGATCtatgcaaatttttttatatttcagtattttcgtatagaaataaaaacttatcttttaatgaatatttcggCCTCTCGATTAAATAATTCGTTCCGATAAaggataagaaaaaaattatctgttCGTATTTAGTGTCGTTCGGAAGTTTATAGGATACGTTGGagaatattacttataatcaaCAATGGATACTTCTAATAAAGCGGtaataaatacagtttatAGCTCAGTTAGAAAGGGAATTATGTAACGActgttattgaattttttttttaaaggttagCATTAAATTGCAGAGCTCTTCAAGCTCCAAcacataaaatttctttttccttGGGTTTGTCTTCAAAGTGAATAATCAGTATATTAGTGAGACAGTATTTTCACAATCGGTTTCATTCTCATCTACCAACAGGTGAAATGATGAACAGCAACATGTAGTTGATATCAAAAAATCTGTATGTATTTTACAGAATTCTATTGAAACCGAAGATATTAGTACCGCTTTAGAGAAAGTTTTAAGTCACGTGGGGGAGTTGGGGACATATCAAAGGTGGCTATTCCTTGTGATGCTGCCCTTTGGAATGGTGTGGTCTTTCGGTTATTTTGGTCAGATGTTTATCACAGCAACTCCCCAAGAGCATTGGTGCAGGGTGCCAGAATTAGATGGATTGAGTGCCGATCTTAGGTAAGCtgtgttatattcaattttttttgcaattttttcaTACCGAATACAGTGCAGAATGATTGCCCTGAGTTTTGATATGGTGTGGGATAATTCGACGTGTTTTAAGGCTATtagcaatatattaattttgttttaatcctTTGGTAATACTTAACTTGCTTAGGGCCCTAAACAAGTTAATGTAATATAGCTATTGTGTAAACATTGAGGAGTTAAGAATGTAATACTAAATTTAACTGACTTTAAAGGattctgaaaattatatttttttattggaagaATAGTCTCAGTTTGATATaacagtatattaaatataaacaggaGGTCTCTGGCAACACCGAAGGATTCTAACAATGTGTATGATAATTGCAACATGTTTGTTGCTAATTATACGCTTGTTTTGGAAACGCTGCTCCCGCCGGACCCTGGCACCCCGACTATGCCTTGTGATAACGGCTGGGAGTTCTTATTTGAAGACATACCATATTCTACTATCGTCAATGAGGTCTGTAGATATCGCAAAaacatattaagtaatttgttgataacttaaaataaaaaaaatatcaatgtttattaaaaatttaaaaaagaaattacttagaatattgtaattaaaataatagtaataaataaagcgttatttgaattaataaaaaaaaaaacaatattttgtggGTTTTGGTCTTCCAATTGTGGAATAATTTATctagttaaaatttaagaaattgaaAGGCCCTttgtatctttattatttttaataggtgcctttataaaaccttttagcGTGAATGGGTATGTGATAGATCAAACTTAGTGCCGTGGTCTCAAACAATCGGATTCCTTGGATCAATCGTGGGTGGAGTTTTGTGTGGAACTTTGGCTGATAGGTATGGAAGATTGCcagttttaatttgtaagtatacaaatattatcgtGGGAAACTAAATCTTATAAACTTTGTGAAGTTTTCCTGTaatttaacaaagaaattGTATGTGAAATTCTGTGTATTATCAAatgtttttgtgttaaaattttgtcattgTTTTTTCTCTTTGCAGTGTCAAATGTATTTGCATTTGTAGGCGGTATTGGCACTATGTTTACTAACGGATTTTGGGACTTCTCTATATGTAGATTCATAGTGGCCATGTCATGTGACAGTTGTttcataatgatatatattttaggtatgcttatatagacatatttatgaacattttaattgtattaaatgtatggaaagtgtttttttaacGTGATGATGTTATGTATCCTGTACTTAATGATTAAATGAAGAGAAGGCATTGGTTTAACGCGCAAGTTTTAGGAACCAGTTATAATATCACATTCATACATGTAAAGTAATTTGTCTAACCTCAGTTTTAGAGTACGTAGGGACAAAGTATCGCTCTCTCATAGGGAATTTGTCAATTGCCATGTACTTTGGTGGTGGATGCCTCTTGATGCCATGGCTCGCTCTCTGGATCGCTGATTGGAAGTACTTTGTTCTGGCTACCTCTTTGCCAGCGTTGCTATCCTTGCTAACACCGTTCTTTGTGCCAGAGAGTGCGCAGTAATAAGTTTATCCTAATATTCACTCTGTGATAGCTGACACGTTTATTATATAGGTTAACTCTTTTAGATGGTTAGTGTCGAAAGGCAGAACCGACGAAGCAGTGAAGGTGCTCAAACGATTCGAAAGGATAAACAAGTCTAAGATACCAGAAGAAGTTCTGGAGGAATTTATTGTAAGTTGGACTAAAATGTCGTCTACTTAATTGGTCCCGCGTAGTTTAAGCTATCACTTTTTGGACAAAGAAGAAATTCATGTTTACGTAATTGCAATGCAGTATAGAGATATTTTTGAAGTATtcgaataatttttcatttcactgAAGTCTATTGCAGGTAAAACAAAGAATGAGGAGGAAAGCGTTTTGACTATATTCAAGACTCCGTCGCTGCGTGTTACGGTGATTTTTTTGATCATGACTTTCATGGGTGTTGCTGTCGTGTTCGACGGTATCATCCGGCTCTCTGAAAACCTCGGCTTGGACTTTTTCCTGACCTTCACTGTGACCTCAGCTACAGAGATTCCATCGATTCTCATCCTGATCGTCTTATTAGACAGGTTATTTGTAGAATGTTCTagccaatttatttttacattcaccaattacaagaaataattacgatatgtatatgtttaaacgagatgaaaaaatactaaagGAAGTAAGGTTTTGGAATCTCACATACGCtagatactttattttaattctttttttgaaaatgtaatacAGACTTATCTTTCTTTAACTTATAATAGActctaggtaccagccccggcttcgcacgggctctttacaaaaaatataaaatagcctctttaattttgagaatttttaaacttatattatgataaatttcaaatggtacgtcccatttaaatgatttaaaaagtaatttactgatactgatgtaggcttgaaaacgaagtaatttattttgttaagactTAGTATcgcatttatgtaaatagctttccaataaacgctttaggaatgccaatttttaatagttataaaatgggtatagtatgttatccttaaagTATAGACATATggcaccgcggacttttctgtagacctatgtaagatacacaattccaccatatattattttgttatatctcaaagactttaggcagcgttttcgttataAGCTCTCAGACGAATCATGTTTTCTCAACATCTTCAACAATTATCGTTAATGTATACACaggtaaatacaaaaacttaacaaattatacactaaaaccttcctcgagaatcacgctatcgattggtgataattgtttgataattggtgcagtagtttttccgtttatcgcgaagagactgacagacagacgcggcgggggattttgttttataacacgtaatgaaaaatattaaaagacatgttttttaacagtttaagagttgtttaaaaaaaatatattacgaaatTTTGATGATatctcatttttaataaataaaatatgttttaatttcagatTAGGTCGGCGGTACATGGTAATGGGCCCTATGCTCATAGCCAgtatattatcattaatagCTGCCTTCGTACCAAGAGGTACGTCGACAATATGAccaagatatatatgtatgtagttaTGTATCAAGAGAGACACTTTTTTCCATTGAATCTAACAACATAAGTCGTACAAAATTGCTTAGATCTCTACTCTTTATGTATGTTAGTGATTTTTCGTCTCTTCGTGCAATTTCTTTGCCttctaatagttttatttctattgcccgtattcaataatataatttttttctatattctcCGATCCACTCCACAGGTATAACATCAGTCGCGTTGGCTGTAACGGCTCGCTTCTTCAACAATATGGCGTATAGTACCGTGATCCAGTGGACACCAGAACTTCTGCCAACACCGATGAGAGCGTCTGGAGCATCCTTCGTCCACATCAGCGCCTTCGCAGCAATCACCGTATctccatttataatttactctGTGAGTatacttcaatattttcttgGGAATAGAATATGATATatcgattatataaaattaaaaaagctcACGAATAATAGCGTCGTTTGATGCAGATTATAGTTTATACTTTGGTTGTTGAGTATATATTGTGAATaacataatgattttattttaatctccaTCAAATATTGATTTACAAATGTCATGACAGTAATGGGCACAAACATTGATTCATAAGTACTGATTGCATCATATTACAATCGTGCTATATTAAAAGTGAAGTTAATTTTTGTGCCTGGAATTGAAATGTCTGTGCTGTTAATTCCAAACGGTCGTAGAGGCATaatcacagataataaatgatttgtcCGTTTTGACTGACttgtataattgttttaaataaggttttaagtaaaaaaataaggcaTTTCTCATAGTTTAGACAATCGCtagttataacttattttgtttgagATTAACGctaccaaaataaaatttcacatacaaattataaacattgtgATTTTTGGAATGTTGGAGGATATAGTTTTCTGTGTAGAAAACACAACATTATCTTTGAAGGTGTTAAAATCATGTTACTATTGTAGGACCGTGTATGGGAGGGTCTGTCTCTAATTCTGGTTGGTGTGATCGGCGTGATAGCAGCAGGGGTGGCACTACTGGTCCCGGAGACCAAGGGCCGTAGCATGCCGCAGACTATGGACGACTGGAAGACGATCAATAACGACACCATATTCTCCAGGTGAAACAACATTTTGTTTGATGTCCCAACgttaatgtataataagtaGAAAATAGGTTTTATAGTCTTCACATtgtcattttttatgttaaattatttatatataggatAGGGCTGTTTATTCACAttctttaatagtaaaaaaatctgCCTTGTAGCTTTCAATTCTCACTAAACCCAACCTATgagttgaaaaattataattattgaaatcttGCGTTTTCTTAGGACCTcatttagtaaattttgtagtataaaaatgtttgcagtcagataaattgattttctgacatattttatttttattattagctgACACGAACGTTGGGAaggattttttcttttataatgttgtatGAAACAATTTAAGGAAAAAGAccgttttttaaaagaaaacgtGACTGTTTATTTCCAGGAAAAAGGAAGTGAATCCCACAACGGAAGTTAGCTGATATTCCACAAACTACTTCTTATgtcaaagtaaaataaagacaaaaataagaaagcaaaataatacttttattttaatgttatcttaCCTTACATTCTGTATAAAAAAGCAGAAcgtattaaacttatttaatttgaaatattatattcattgctaaatcattaaattaagtatttctaaaactactttttagcgaaaagtaacaaaaggttttttttataaccaaatCTAGACTTCGTCAATATGTCATTTTTCATTACTCGACACGCAACAGTCACGCGACATCAGATTATGAATTAACAAAGAGGTTTTTCTGTTTTCGAACCACAAAATCACAGATAATACTTTTTGCATCTAAACGCTTACGcttggaattatttttttgtgttcgaGCTGTACTGACTTGACACACACTTGGAGGTGGTAGATCCTATCTGTGGTTaaattactacagctcgaacgtGGGCTGGCTCAACCGGGGGAGTACCACCCTCtgacagaagatcggcgtgaagtagccattaatgctgcgtttcgtccgatgagtgagagagcccgTTGTcgtttccctgttcccaccctttcctgccatttccttattcccacacctccctcttccccaataaccaaggttggcaacgcatccacaACATAAGACTTGCTGTGGATGtctatgggcgacggtgactattgcccatcaagtaggccgtctgctcgtttgccaactctctcataaaaaaagctaggctctaccacctttaaaatgacaatgttTGAAATGTAACTATGTTTTTTAGATATACTACgtggttttattataatgaacattttCCCGACGTTCCGATCGTTTtacagcgaccgtgatcacgggcgacGAGGTGAAAGTGACTGTCTGAAACtgcaaataaagtttatacgaaaaacattgtttcattttaaacatgtGCTGGAGAAAATCTCAGATATCATAATGTGAATATTATCTTAGATACACGATAATCGTGTTTATATTAGGAACTTTATGTAAGAAGTGTTTGTTtgcaagaaatatattaaaatattttgcgaAATGGCTTCGAAATTACGATTTTTTTGGCAAAACAACGAAGAACACAGACAATAACTGTTCCATTCTTCCAATCGTTGTCGTTGTATCCGTTAggtatggggttttccaatagggacgcttgaactttgacagctgattgcggccatgttgtttgagtgacagctgtcaaatgcagtgtgttatattcattccgtcctcccaaaccaccatggcaggttacagtgtcgagcagcacgtgcaaatcataaaattgttttatgaaaatgggtcttcagttcgagcaacgttccgcgcacttcgcccgttttacggtcgcgatgatcgtcctgccgagtcgactatccgtcgattggtggacaaattcgagtcaaccgggtcagttaacaatcagccggttcccgtgcgtcaacgtaacgcgagatctgccgagaatatcgccgctgtgcgcgacagtgtcctcgaaaacccgcggcagtcaattccgcgtcgcgcacaggaactcggcctttcgcagacgacaacttggcgaattttgcgttgtgacttgagcctgcacccgtacaagatccagctgacccaagagctcaaggttaatgaccatagacagcgccgtgtgttcgctgactgggcattagagcagttggaagttgacgccgattttggcaaaaaaatcatcttcagcgacgaggcgcatttttggatgaatggctatgtcaacaagcaaaattgccgtatttgggacgagaccaatccacacgaggttcaccaagtggcaatgcacccgcagaaagtgactgtttggtgcggattttgggccggaggcgtgattggtccgtattttttcgaaaacgataatggtgtggccgtcaccgtcaatggtgagcgataccggtcgatgataaccaacttcttttggcctgaaatcgagaatatggatctggacaacatgtggtttcaacaggacggcgctacgtgccacacagcacacgctacgatggaagttctgcacgagcaatttctggacatggtcatctcgcgcggaggcgacgtgaactggccaccgagatcgtgcgatttgaccccgctggaccttttcttgtggggttttcttaagtcgcaggtctatgccaacaagccgcaaaccaccgatgccctcaaagtcaacatacgccacgccatcgatcaaatacagcccgatttgtgcgccagagtcatcgaaaattggacctttcgtgtgcgcgccaccaaccgaagccgtggcggtcatttgaatgatgtcatattccatacataatggggtcgatagaccttccaaataaaaaaaaaatttttttgcatttcaaagatcaagcgcccttaatggaaaaccctttacgtttataaatgtttcaagtagaataaacagaatattgtattaaaaatatccttCAATGCACatgtcaaataaaagtttGATTTGTCACAACCTGATGTTTGTAAGAATTCTGTTAGCTTAGCATTAATTCATTCTTTAGCATTCAATAACCAACTCTAATAACGTCTGAAGATacgattaaaaactttaaactctACGTATATAGTgtgaaaagtataaatttgGAGGACTACACTTCGGCCTCatcata contains:
- the LOC116778870 gene encoding solute carrier family 22 member 3-like, producing MDTSNKANSIETEDISTALEKVLSHVGELGTYQRWLFLVMLPFGMVWSFGYFGQMFITATPQEHWCRVPELDGLSADLRRSLATPKDSNNVYDNCNMFVANYTLVLETLLPPDPGTPTMPCDNGWEFLFEDIPYSTIVNEREWVCDRSNLVPWSQTIGFLGSIVGGVLCGTLADRYGRLPVLILSNVFAFVGGIGTMFTNGFWDFSICRFIVAMSCDSCFIMIYILVLEYVGTKYRSLIGNLSIAMYFGGGCLLMPWLALWIADWKYFVLATSLPALLSLLTPFFVPESAQWLVSKGRTDEAVKVLKRFERINKSKIPEEVLEEFISIAGKTKNEEESVLTIFKTPSLRVTVIFLIMTFMGVAVVFDGIIRLSENLGLDFFLTFTVTSATEIPSILILIVLLDRLGRRYMVMGPMLIASILSLIAAFVPRGITSVALAVTARFFNNMAYSTVIQWTPELLPTPMRASGASFVHISAFAAITVSPFIIYSDRVWEGLSLILVGVIGVIAAGVALLVPETKGRSMPQTMDDWKTINNDTIFSRKKEVNPTTEVS